Sequence from the Toxoplasma gondii ME49 chromosome Ib, whole genome shotgun sequence genome:
TGAACAGGCTGCAGCGGTCGAGGGCAACATGCAGAACGTGGTAAGGAGACGGAGCAGTTTCGGTCTGTTCATTGTGGTGAGTTTTGTGCGTTTGCTCTTTCTCCGaggtttcgtttttctgtcgcgctgagtctgtgtatgtgtgtgtgtgtgtgtcttttcgCGCGCTCTGAATTTCTCGTGGGACGCaacttctccttctttgctgcagggaacagagacaggagacgcgaacCAGCTGACGAGAGAGTTCGACATCGATTCCCTCATTATGCAGTACCAAGGCAAGCAGGAGAAGGGTAGTCTTCGCCTCGTGTGCTTCTTTCACATCTCATCGTTCTAGGCTgcatctgtgtttcttcgcttccttttcttgtgtCGGTCTCTCCGgtccttctgttcttcctgtccGTCTGTCTTTTCCCTTTGGTATGTGCCGCATgtcctcttcatctttttTTCCGCGTATACTTTCGTACTGGGGAATACGCGAGCACGTTCCTTTTATCACAGGTATTTGCGTGTGCATTTACTCACGAGAACGTATTGTACAGCCACCGCGAAGACTGgagttgtctgtatctctctaGGTACGGGGCATTCTCAGTATCTGAGGTGTTCCCGTATCTCTGCTTTGCTCGATTTGAGTTAGACCGACGCACAGGCCTGTCTCAGCTGTCCTTTTTCAGACATTTCGTGCGTACTGCCTCCTCACACAACCAGGCACCggttttgtttttctgcagagcCGCCGGAGCGCGCTGCCCTCTCTGAAGCGCTTGCGAAGGAGCTCGACGGTGAGTTTATCCGGCAACTCAGATCAACAGGGAATGTCCTCGAAACTTTAGTAATCACACGTTTCGGGGAATCTCCAGCGCGAAACATCAACCAAGCTTCGtcaaagcagagagaaacccAGAAGTAGAGAGATGTAGCCACATATGCCGAGAAACACACATGATCTTTGTCACGTCtcggagaaaaagggaggccgttttctcttcgtcacAAAACCGTAAATGTATACGTGTaattatatgtatatatgtatatgaatatatgttTATAATGACAGACAGATCCACGTCTTTATACATGTAAgtcagatatatatatgtatatccgTAAACAACGCAGTTTTTTCAAAATCACATCTTCAccagtatatatatatatatacatatatatatcggtatatttgcgtgtgtgtgcagTTGCACCTATCTGGAGAGGGGTTGTGTTATCCAGTCTGTGTGTTTATCATTTTCCTTTTTTAGATGTAGTGCTATCTCTGGAGAAGCAAGCGACGTCGACGGCGATCCGTAGCGGGCGACACTGGATGGAAGTGAACGGCGGGGGGAGTGAGGAGGCAGCGCAGAGTCTCGCGTGTgcactgaagaaaaaacaagcgACCCTCGGCAGTTTTCTCCATAAATTGAATGTCCTCTACCTCGTTCACGACGTGGTTCAGGTACGCGAATGCGAAACAGTTGGTAGAAAAACGCACAAAAAAAGAAGCATTTTCCATTGCCGCGATTACTGTCGCGGTGGTATCGGTGTTGAGACGCCCGGTGGCCACGGAGATTTTGTTTGCGCGTTGTCCTCGTCGTAGGGGAAGAGAACTTAGATCCCGCGTACAGGCGGGATGCAAAAGAGTCCGCAGTACCATGCACATTGTCTCTTCTGGACGCTTTGTTCTGCGCATGTAACTACGTTGACGtgagtctctgcatgcacttcgCTATCTCGTCATAcacatacacgtatatatgtatatatgcatatttatgtatttaagcatatatatataaatatatatataaatatttgTGTGCAGTCTTGTAAAGCGATCGATAGTGACGTATGAGTTGTGGgagttggtggagtgatcAAATCGAGGTCGTTTTGGTCACTGTAGCGAATGTTCAACTTATTTTTAGTTCAAGTCACTCTGCacagaaagaggggaaaagagatgggcacagagacaaacgaggACGCGGGGAGACAATCATGCGATTCAAACGAACAACCGCAGACACCCTCACAGAAGCCAGCTTCCTTGATCGAGGAGACATTGCCTTTTTTCGGGGCTTTGTtgactgtctctcttcagcgtttcatcgcgttttctctggacGGTTTTTTTATTTTCAGAACGAATTTGTTCACAAAAAAGGGAGTGTTCTGATCAGCGCCTTCAAGCCCTACTTGGTGTGGATGCTTCGCGACGCCTACCAGGCGGCGGCGCGAGACCCGAGCTCGATTGAGAAGGTAAGAAAAATGAACCATGTGTTGGCTTTGAGTAAAATAGCAGAAGACCAGGCTGGATTCAATGGACCCACTTACCCCGAAGAGGTGGTTGAGCTTTTGAGTCACCgactttctcgctttttcctctgtttttcggtGTGTTTCGCTCGTTCACATGCAGGTGGAGAAGATCTTGAGTCTCTGGGTGAAGCGCGGCATcatcgacgaagacgagcaagaagaaatgaGTTTCCTGATGTCGTCCCCGGATGTCGGGAGATACCTGAGCCCGAACGCGGGCGACGATCCACAGTGCGTCGCCccgtgtacatacagctgcCGTTGCTGGCGAGCTCCCTGCAGCGGATGCTTACTTTGTCTAACACCTTTCCATGGGTGTTTTCTAGCGAttctttgtgtcttttgGAAGTTTGAGAATGAAAGGGGTTGAGAGGTTTTCAGTCGTAGTTTCGAGATCgctttgtgtcttttttctcttttttcagagCCGCTTTCGACTCTCGCCTTTCGAGCCGCTTCCCAGATGCCTCGCAGGTACTTTCCGGAAACGAGAAAATTCCAGGAAATTGCCTTCGCAAACGTCTTTATCTCATACATGCTTCCAGTTCTCCTTGCAAAAATAGATACACAGATCATTACACAGACATCTGCGTTTACATTTACGTGTGTCCCCACGTCGAGGTAAAGTAGACGAAAAAATCCTCCCAAAATCAAAAcatctctgcctctgcattTATGCtcaaataaatatatatatatatatagtattaacgtttatatatatatatatatacaaaggTAGTCGTCgatgtttttctgtttgtttGCAGGGGCGACATCCGTTCATGCAGCCAGGTGTCTCTCCCGGTTACCCTGGtgcgtttttcgcgtttttcatCAGAGGAAAGCTGCGATGGGCTAATATGTCGATACACTTTTGAATgccgagggagaggaggccTTCTGAAGCGCTTGGAATTCCCCAGTCTGCTTGTTCCACATGAGAAGTGaccttctcctttcgtcgCGGATTCTCTCCATCGTTCTTCCTagtctcctcgctctgtgCTGGAAAGTACCCCTCTCTTTCAACACCTCTTTCTCACCATCAAGAATCCTTTGTTGCATTATGGTtggtctctgtttctttgtctcctcccatgttttcttctctctttctcggcgtTTTAGTCtcgctcgtcttcgtctctcctttgaTCTGGTCTGTCTATTCtcccctcctttctcctctcctttctcccctcctttctttccccGTCTCCGAGCCCTTCCTTGTCCCCTTGTCCCTTCACGTTCtactctcctttctctccccatgtctcgtctcttttctttcggaatgtctcttctctgcaggaaCGATGGGGGAAAACCTTTCTTCGGGCCAAGttccgccgcctccgccgcctcggCCTGGCAGCCACTCACGCATGCACGGCGGCTTCGACAGACGCCCAGATGAAATGGGGTATACTCCAGAGAGTGTTCCTGTCGGCATGATGGCGACGATGCTTCGGAGCATGAGCAAACGAGTAGGCTGAGGAAACGGTTGAGTTCGCTTCACTCTAGATAGTGCAGTTTTTAGGGATATTCGTTTTCATATCTGTGCAAATCAGTAGCTACAGGTACGTATccatctatatatgtatgcctATCTACACATTTACATGGGTGCGTCTCCCTTtatctctccgtctctcagTGCGTCTGTAAATCGATTATCTGAatacccatatatatatatatatatatgtatgttaTTTATGGAGctatgtgtgtctgtctctggttTTTCTACGTCTGTTTATAATAGACGGGCGTTAAACCTGCGCATGTCGTTTTGTGCATCGAGTTCTCTGTGCATCTGAAAGTCTCTGCGGAGGTGTTGGTCAGTGGAGGTTGCCGCAGTGCGTTCGAGTCTGTtgttcgtgtctctgtgAATGCGGGAGCTTGTCTCTCCAGTGACCTTGGAGTTCATCTTCTGTGTTCGTCTTTTGCCAGAAGCCCGCTGTTGTCTCCAAATACCTCCGTAAGCAGGCAAGGCTCCTCATGCCGTTCGGCCGGTTGCGAGAactgtgtgtctgcaggcGAAGAACATGCAGACTGCCTTCGTCCCGTATCGCGCCCTCGACCCGCTGACGACGCCGCAGCAGCTTCCAGGTGAGTttcgaagaaggaaaaagttctgcagacgaggaaagctGCGTTTTTGCCTAGCGcaagtgcatgcgtgtggttccgaagaaacgcagtcacgctcgcgtctctcgtcgagaagagacttcttctcgaaaaaaagactCTCCGCAACGTGCGTCTGTGTGTTGGACCGCCCGCGACGTTCGCTTCGATTTCTGAAGACATAGCTGAAatgtacaaatatacacATTTATGCGTTTGTTTgtttgcgtttctttttGCACTTGTTTTGCGTATTCCCTCGCTGCGGTGCTCCACGTTCCTGCCAAACTGCCTCGCCGGttcgctctgcttcttgctctctcgtAGTCTGTCCGCatgttgtcttctctctctttcgctgtaTGGACACCTCCGGCTCTTTTCGATCTCGGCAGGTCCGGGGCTCCGTGGGAAGGCCGCTCGATTCACTGCGTTTCTTTTGTCCTGAGTTCTTCAGCTGTCGAGCCCCCCTCGGATTACATGTTGGATCGAATTCGCGACTTCTACGAGGACTTGGAGGAAATCGAGGAGAAGCTGAATCGCCAATCGTAAGGGTCTTGTctgctctgcgtttctctttccgctGCTTACTCAATCGCCTTTTTCGTTCAAAgacctcttcttcagacacACGACAAAGAAGGCATGCGCGCCGGTGCCAGTCcactcgccttctcgtccaAAGGCCTCTCGCCCTAaactctctttcttttttttctctttttttctctttttccccctttttttctctccgtctctttctctcctctctctcctctctctctcttttctccctttctgtcgctctctctgcacacTTTGGCAGGCAGACCGGAGACCAGCATTGGCAGATTGATTTAAACGACAAAGAGACGTCACGATTTAGATCGGTTGGACCAGTGGGTCTAGCGTTCATCGGGAAAAAGAATTGCtcgcgaaggaaaacgagagacacacaaTTCCGGCGCACCGCTTCTTACTACCTCCGACTTCCAATGCACTCGGGAGCATGCTCACACAGGCATCTGTATACTCTTTGCTTGATTTTCATATCCCTGGAGCACATGCATAGAAATATACACACCTCTACTGCATATccatatacaaatacatgcTTGTACATATgaatatacatgtatatatatatatatgtatacatgtgtatgtgtgtgtaagCACTGCTCGATGTCGGTGCAAGTCCCTGGATCTGATTGTTGATGTCGAGTTTGTGCATGGAGGTGTGGCGGGatgaaggcgaaggaaactggcttttctgtgtgtttgctAATTGTTAGAGAGCGACGTTCGCGTTCGAATTCTCGTGACTCGCGGGAGAACGGGAGAAAGTCGAGGTCGGGCAGCTGGTCCTCCACAGAGTCTCCTCGGCGACGACGCCGGCGCAGCCAGTCCAGAAGCGCCTCCAGAGATCCTTCGCCCTCTGCGTGTCTCGACGACCGACTGCGAGAGAGgtcagaaaggagacgccgagagcgagcaaagagacgaagttggagagaaggagacagaagacatgGCTTGGCGCAGCGCCGGGAACAGGCATACAGAAACGAATCgggcgacagcgaggaagaggaaaagttggggggggaggggaaggagagaaacataAAGAGACCTAgagtgtggagagaaaggtaacgggacacagagaggcgtaTTTCCTCGAAAACAAGAGAGGTGGAAGGCCGGATACCAAAGAGACACTCAAAAAAAAGGCATGCgtgaaaagaggaagagtcCGCGTTTCATCATCTTCGTACAACTTCCTTCTCCATGAGTAAACCccacaaaagaagagaatgtcttcgctttctctgtcgctcttctcccagTCTTGCAACTGACGTTTCAagtcttctgtctttccgttctctcgcgtccgcatcttgtctacatatatatatatatatatattcgtacatatatatgtatatgtatgtatataaatgaatatatatatctatataaatgtatataaatgtatatatatatgtatatatatatatatatgtgtaagTGTGTgtatctttctctcttgctgtctctttcttcatgCATCTGTCTTTGTGTACCCACTTTGAGGcggtttctttctttctctttttaaCTCGAGTCGTCGGCGGTTTGTGCTTGTCGATGCGTCTGGAGGGAGAGGAGTGTGTTTCCTCGTCGGTGTTTTCGCGCAAATGAAACTGTGGCTCCACTTTTCGCATGCGTGGAACTTGCTGCAGAGACCGCGAGCGCCGAATGCGGGAAGTGAAGCGAGGCGGCCTTCCAGTCGACAAGCCGCCTTCCTGGGTCAACACGGAAATGGGCGTCGGCGACGACGGCTCTTTCTCTGGGCATCCCGGTGAgtcgcctgcatgcaacgcgtctctctgttcaccTTCACCCGCGCATCCACTCCCTCAACAAGGCGAAACGACTGCCCAGTCACGGGTCTGCTATGACAACACGGCCGGAGCTCTGGGGTCTGCCCGTGGAGGGAGGAGGGCAGGAGTTTTTGACTGCTCGAGGTGGGGAGAGTGCAGCCTTGGCAACGGGCGCGCCGAGAGAAACGTCGTCTTCGAAAGAGAACTCCTGACGTCCTCTCGTTTGCGTTTCAGGACTGCGCGGAGCTCGACTCGGTCTGGGTGCAGCGGCGGAAGTCGAGGAA
This genomic interval carries:
- a CDS encoding zinc knuckle domain-containing protein (encoded by transcript TGME49_321560); the encoded protein is MWPATPSPCGTGMQQTPPGSAGYSLGSAGGSTGQYVQPSYDPQNYNQQHQMYAQNACDYMQTPSQTPYAHSASPYGQQGRDFSQQGMNYGQQASAAGSSYSQTPGGGYYGTGQGSLDYSQQYHGTPPAPVVYSPPNAGYRDGSSIANNFYSQQGAYPSHPGGYEHTVGYGLPQPVRPPADPELVKRIHTIAEYCCRNPEMEALVRQRDGADPRFAFINGGEGYDYFRYAVSCLQQGLDPSEQAAAVEGNMQNVGTETGDANQLTREFDIDSLIMQYQEPPERAALSEALAKELDDVVLSLEKQATSTAIRSGRHWMEVNGGGSEEAAQSLACALKKKQATLGSFLHKLNVLYLVHDVVQNEFVHKKGSVLISAFKPYLVWMLRDAYQAAARDPSSIEKVEKILSLWVKRGIIDEDEQEEMSFLMSSPDVGRYLSPNAGDDPQAAFDSRLSSRFPDASQGRHPFMQPGVSPGYPGTMGENLSSGQVPPPPPPRPGSHSRMHGGFDRRPDEMGYTPESVPVGMMATMLRSMSKRAKNMQTAFVPYRALDPLTTPQQLPAVEPPSDYMLDRIRDFYEDLEEIEEKLNRQSERRSRSNSRDSRENGRKSRSGSWSSTESPRRRRRRSQSRSASRDPSPSACLDDRLRERDRERRMREVKRGGLPVDKPPSWVNTEMGVGDDGSFSGHPGLRGARLGLGAAAEVEERMEQRQPPPTDDPFEMFRRQRAGKYHDIIASNKAAARLEQQAQRFADKNCYVCGKIGHIARDCPSRAYR